The Flammeovirgaceae bacterium genome contains a region encoding:
- a CDS encoding protein-L-isoaspartate(D-aspartate) O-methyltransferase, whose product MLEDNYKQRGLRKKLVKILEKKGISDPHVLQAIGKVPRHVFFDNALLEHAYQDKAFPIGEGQTISQPYTVAFQTEKLEIKPGDKVLEIGTGSGYQACILLELGAQVYTIEYNKKLYDKAKSFLPRIGYKPWFYLGDGSKGLPAKAPFDKILVTAGAPVVPEALISQLADNGVLVIPVGNREKQRMVRIRKKNGRLTKEEFDYFSFVPLLGEKGWTR is encoded by the coding sequence ATGTTGGAGGATAATTACAAGCAACGGGGCCTGCGCAAAAAACTGGTTAAAATTCTTGAAAAAAAGGGTATTTCCGACCCCCATGTACTCCAGGCCATTGGCAAAGTGCCCAGGCACGTATTTTTTGATAATGCCCTGCTGGAGCATGCTTATCAGGATAAGGCATTTCCGATTGGCGAAGGGCAAACCATATCGCAGCCCTATACGGTAGCGTTTCAGACAGAGAAACTGGAAATCAAGCCGGGCGACAAGGTGCTGGAAATAGGTACAGGGTCGGGCTATCAGGCCTGCATCCTGCTTGAACTGGGTGCACAGGTTTATACCATCGAATACAACAAAAAGCTGTACGATAAAGCAAAATCATTTTTACCCCGCATCGGGTATAAACCCTGGTTCTATTTGGGTGATGGCTCAAAAGGTTTACCCGCGAAAGCACCTTTCGATAAAATTTTAGTAACGGCCGGTGCTCCGGTAGTACCCGAGGCGCTTATCAGCCAATTGGCAGATAATGGCGTGCTGGTTATTCCGGTTGGCAATCGCGAGAAACAACGTATGGTGCGAATACGGAAAAAGAATGGTCGGCTTACAAAAGAAGAGTTCGATTACTTTAGTTTTGTGCCGCTGCTTGGCGAAAAAGGCTGGACCAGGTAG
- a CDS encoding acyl-CoA thioesterase — MPRKKKHPRESFVSMTELVLPNDTNTLNNLMGGRLMHWMDIVSAIAAQKHSNRIVVTASVDNISFRHPILLGNVVTLKARVTRSFNSSMEVRIDVEAEDIPSGKKIESNSAYFTFVAVDQSGRPIDVPEIEPETDEEKEYYNGALRRRQLRLILAGRMKPQDAHELKSIFDIKQ, encoded by the coding sequence ATGCCAAGAAAAAAGAAGCATCCGCGTGAATCATTTGTGAGTATGACCGAACTGGTTTTGCCCAACGACACCAACACGCTCAACAACCTGATGGGCGGAAGGCTGATGCACTGGATGGACATTGTATCGGCCATTGCCGCCCAAAAGCATTCTAACCGCATTGTTGTTACTGCCTCTGTTGATAATATTTCGTTCAGGCATCCCATTCTATTGGGTAATGTGGTTACGCTGAAAGCACGGGTAACCCGCTCGTTTAATTCATCAATGGAAGTGCGTATTGATGTGGAAGCCGAAGACATCCCTTCGGGAAAAAAAATTGAAAGCAACAGTGCTTACTTTACGTTCGTTGCTGTTGACCAGAGCGGAAGACCCATTGACGTGCCTGAAATTGAACCTGAAACTGACGAAGAAAAAGAATATTACAATGGCGCACTTCGCAGAAGGCAGTTGCGCCTGATTCTGGCCGGCCGCATGAAACCGCAGGATGCTCACGAACTAAAATCTATCTTTGACATAAAGCAATGA
- a CDS encoding sodium-translocating pyrophosphatase — protein sequence MENLHYYLPAFGVLGIIFVLWKSAWVNKQDAGSDKMKKIAGHIAEGAMAFLKAEYKILAVFVVCVAILLGVTANTESSSPLVAVSFVLGAFCSALAGFIGMRVATKANVRTTHAARTSLGRALEVAFAGGSVMGMGVVGLGVLGLSTLFIIYSNIFGIDSQANLTQVITIITGFSFGASSIALFARVGGGIYTKAADVGADLVGKVEAGIPEDHPLNPATIADNVGDNVGDVAGMGADLFESYVGSIVGTMVLGAAFMVPGFVDNFNGLSAVLLPLVLAGVGIVMSFIGTFFVRVKEGGDPQKALNMGEFVSSGIMIAASYFIITSMLPAQWSFTDPLYTDGEGNAVVRTMTALGVFWATVIGLIAGLLVGLITEYYTGMGKKPVLSIVRQSSTGAATNIIAGLGVGMMSTALPIIIIALSIIGAFYFGGLYGIAIAAVGMLSNLGIQLAVDAYGPISDNAGGIAEMSELPKEVRSRTDKLDAVGNTTAAIGKGFAIASAALTALALFGAFMTTAKLGSIDVSKANVMAGLFIGGMLPFVFSALAMGAVGRAAMSMIEEVRRQFTSIPALKAALDVMKRNGDKSKEEWSAEDQKIFNDADGKAEYGKCVEISTQAAIRQMVVPGLMAVIAPVLIAFLPGFGVEALGGMLAGVTVSGVLMAIFQSNAGGAWDNAKKSFEEGVEINGQKYYKKSDPHKAAVVGDTVGDPFKDTSGPSLNILLKLMSVVALVIAPLLAQDTNTSQSQVEENKLKMEVISVTPLDNAQAK from the coding sequence ATGGAAAACCTACATTACTACTTGCCGGCATTCGGAGTGCTGGGGATTATTTTTGTTTTATGGAAAAGCGCCTGGGTTAATAAGCAGGATGCCGGCTCAGATAAAATGAAAAAGATTGCCGGCCACATAGCCGAAGGCGCCATGGCTTTTCTGAAAGCTGAATACAAAATCTTAGCAGTGTTTGTTGTTTGCGTAGCTATTCTGCTCGGGGTAACGGCCAATACCGAATCCTCCTCCCCCCTGGTAGCTGTTTCATTTGTACTTGGAGCCTTCTGCTCCGCACTTGCCGGTTTTATCGGTATGCGGGTAGCAACAAAAGCCAATGTTCGTACCACCCATGCGGCCCGCACCAGCTTGGGCCGTGCGCTGGAAGTTGCCTTTGCCGGAGGTTCAGTGATGGGTATGGGGGTTGTAGGACTTGGCGTACTGGGGCTAAGCACGCTATTTATCATCTACTCCAATATTTTCGGTATTGATTCACAAGCCAATCTTACACAGGTTATTACCATCATTACTGGTTTTTCATTTGGCGCTTCTTCTATCGCATTATTTGCCCGTGTTGGCGGAGGTATCTACACCAAAGCGGCCGATGTTGGTGCTGACCTTGTAGGCAAAGTTGAAGCCGGTATCCCTGAAGACCACCCGCTTAATCCGGCTACCATTGCCGATAACGTGGGCGATAACGTGGGTGATGTAGCCGGCATGGGAGCCGATTTGTTTGAATCGTATGTAGGCTCCATTGTGGGTACGATGGTACTGGGTGCCGCTTTTATGGTACCTGGATTTGTCGATAACTTCAATGGCTTGTCTGCCGTGCTATTACCTCTTGTACTGGCCGGTGTTGGTATTGTTATGTCCTTTATCGGAACATTTTTCGTTCGCGTTAAAGAAGGGGGCGATCCGCAAAAAGCCCTGAACATGGGCGAGTTTGTTTCATCAGGTATTATGATTGCCGCCTCTTACTTTATTATTACAAGCATGCTGCCGGCCCAGTGGAGCTTTACGGACCCGCTGTATACCGATGGAGAAGGAAATGCTGTAGTAAGGACGATGACCGCCTTGGGTGTATTCTGGGCAACAGTCATCGGGTTAATTGCCGGCTTACTTGTTGGACTTATTACCGAATATTACACCGGTATGGGTAAAAAGCCCGTACTCTCCATTGTTCGGCAGTCGTCAACCGGGGCTGCTACAAATATTATAGCCGGCCTGGGCGTTGGTATGATGTCCACCGCATTACCCATAATCATTATTGCATTATCCATTATTGGTGCATTTTACTTTGGCGGCTTGTACGGCATTGCGATTGCCGCTGTGGGCATGCTTTCTAACCTGGGTATTCAACTGGCCGTTGATGCCTATGGTCCCATTTCGGATAATGCCGGTGGTATTGCCGAAATGTCGGAATTACCCAAAGAAGTTCGCTCCCGCACCGACAAACTGGATGCCGTTGGTAATACTACAGCCGCAATTGGAAAAGGTTTTGCTATTGCTTCGGCCGCACTAACTGCACTAGCGTTGTTTGGCGCTTTTATGACTACGGCAAAACTCGGATCGATTGACGTTTCAAAAGCCAATGTAATGGCCGGCTTATTTATCGGTGGTATGCTCCCATTTGTATTCTCCGCACTTGCTATGGGCGCAGTAGGCCGGGCAGCCATGTCCATGATTGAAGAGGTAAGGAGGCAGTTCACATCCATACCCGCTTTAAAAGCCGCGTTGGACGTAATGAAGCGCAACGGTGATAAAAGCAAAGAAGAATGGTCGGCTGAAGACCAGAAAATTTTTAATGATGCCGATGGCAAGGCCGAGTACGGAAAGTGTGTTGAAATCTCCACGCAGGCAGCAATCCGCCAGATGGTCGTTCCCGGGCTGATGGCAGTTATTGCTCCGGTTTTAATTGCCTTTTTGCCTGGCTTTGGCGTTGAAGCCTTGGGGGGTATGTTGGCCGGAGTAACTGTGTCCGGTGTACTGATGGCCATTTTCCAGTCTAATGCCGGTGGTGCCTGGGATAACGCCAAGAAAAGTTTTGAAGAGGGAGTTGAAATAAACGGCCAGAAGTATTACAAAAAATCCGACCCCCACAAAGCAGCCGTGGTTGGCGATACCGTAGGCGATCCGTTTAAGGACACTTCTGGGCCTTCACTGAATATTCTTTTAAAACTTATGTCGGTAGTAGCCCTGGTTATTGCCCCGTTGCTCGCACAGGATACTAACACCAGTCAGTCGCAGGTTGAAGAAAATAAGCTCAAAATGGAAGTCATAAGCGTTACTCCATTAGATAACGCCCAGGCAAAGTAG
- a CDS encoding DUF2147 domain-containing protein, translating into MLKLVVFALLSLSASGQTVFGKWKTIDDTSGELKSVVEIYERNGKVFGRVIQTFPKPGQNPDPVCSKCDSEDERYNKKIIGMEIMKDLIKSGNEYTNGNILDPENGKVYRCKVWLEGVNLKLRGYWGPFWRTQTWLKAD; encoded by the coding sequence ATGCTTAAACTCGTTGTTTTTGCTCTACTTTCGCTAAGCGCCTCGGGCCAAACAGTCTTTGGAAAATGGAAGACCATTGACGACACCTCCGGAGAGCTTAAATCGGTTGTTGAGATTTATGAACGAAACGGTAAGGTGTTCGGAAGGGTCATTCAAACGTTTCCGAAACCCGGGCAAAACCCCGACCCCGTATGTTCCAAATGCGATTCGGAGGATGAGCGGTACAATAAAAAGATTATTGGTATGGAGATTATGAAAGACCTGATAAAATCTGGCAACGAGTACACAAACGGAAATATTCTTGACCCGGAAAATGGTAAAGTTTACCGGTGCAAAGTATGGCTGGAAGGTGTAAATCTTAAACTCAGGGGTTATTGGGGACCATTTTGGCGAACCCAAACCTGGCTTAAAGCCGATTAA
- a CDS encoding sigma-70 family RNA polymerase sigma factor: MDEKEIFERICKGDERALEFLYKKYYRMMTKLVITNSGTEEEARDIYQEALVVFWQKAVSGKLVLTSKMSTFIYSICQNLWRKELDRKKRLSSEEKDLPVTLDTETEERNKIIARCIDQLGDTCKKVLMYYYFDEMSMQEIADKLGFANTDTAKTKKYKCKQKLDELIKAQYSEMDFLD; encoded by the coding sequence ATGGACGAAAAGGAAATTTTCGAGCGCATCTGTAAAGGTGATGAACGAGCTCTGGAGTTCTTATACAAAAAATACTACCGGATGATGACCAAGTTGGTCATTACCAACAGCGGAACCGAGGAAGAAGCCCGCGATATCTACCAGGAAGCCCTGGTAGTATTCTGGCAAAAGGCCGTTTCGGGTAAGTTGGTGCTCACCTCAAAAATGAGTACGTTTATCTACAGCATTTGCCAGAATTTATGGCGAAAAGAGCTGGACCGGAAAAAACGGCTGAGCAGCGAAGAGAAAGACCTGCCGGTTACCCTTGATACAGAAACCGAAGAAAGGAATAAAATCATCGCCCGGTGTATTGATCAGTTAGGCGATACCTGCAAAAAAGTGCTGATGTACTACTATTTCGATGAGATGTCAATGCAGGAAATTGCTGACAAGTTGGGGTTTGCCAATACCGATACCGCAAAAACCAAAAAGTATAAGTGCAAACAAAAACTGGATGAATTAATTAAAGCTCAGTATTCTGAGATGGATTTTTTAGATTAG
- a CDS encoding ABC transporter permease, protein MQRGYVTKKLGSYPLIGVILSITLALFVTGLFGLLIIYSSQLEKLVRENVRIQVYLKNGLTESQRTQIQRKLEALPYLTKNATNTQPVTFMSKDEAARKFIAETGEDFTKFLGENPLHDAYLITIDPAYHSPEDLNKIKKEIEGMNGIFQVYYVEELITAINNNVARISLILLGLILIFLLVVILLINNTIRLALFSQRFLIRSMQLVGAKNWFIQKPFLLRAMIYGSVGGLLASVALAGVIETANRKIEDLKVLQSLPHFAMLMGGLLLLGIIISVVSTQASIRRYLRMSLDELY, encoded by the coding sequence ATGCAGAGGGGCTACGTAACCAAAAAACTTGGCAGCTATCCGTTAATTGGGGTAATCCTAAGCATTACGCTTGCCCTCTTTGTAACGGGTCTTTTTGGACTGCTCATTATCTACTCCAGCCAACTTGAAAAACTGGTGCGCGAAAATGTACGCATACAGGTTTATTTAAAGAACGGCTTAACCGAAAGTCAGCGTACGCAAATCCAAAGAAAACTAGAAGCACTCCCTTACCTTACCAAAAATGCAACTAATACTCAGCCGGTAACGTTCATGTCGAAAGACGAAGCAGCCAGGAAATTTATTGCCGAAACGGGTGAAGACTTTACCAAATTTCTTGGTGAAAATCCGCTGCATGATGCCTACCTGATTACTATTGACCCGGCTTATCACAGCCCCGAAGACCTGAATAAAATAAAGAAGGAGATCGAAGGCATGAATGGCATCTTTCAGGTTTACTACGTTGAAGAACTGATAACCGCCATTAATAACAATGTAGCCCGTATTAGCCTGATTCTGCTGGGTCTTATCCTTATCTTTTTACTGGTAGTTATTCTACTTATCAATAATACCATACGGCTGGCCTTATTTTCTCAGCGCTTCCTTATCCGCAGCATGCAACTGGTTGGAGCAAAGAATTGGTTTATTCAAAAACCCTTCTTACTTCGGGCAATGATTTATGGTTCGGTTGGCGGATTATTGGCATCCGTTGCGCTTGCCGGTGTTATTGAAACCGCTAACCGTAAAATTGAAGATCTTAAAGTACTTCAGAGTTTACCTCATTTCGCAATGCTGATGGGTGGCCTGCTTTTGCTTGGAATAATTATTTCTGTGGTCAGCACCCAGGCGTCCATTCGCAGGTATCTCCGCATGTCGTTAGATGAACTATATTGA
- a CDS encoding DUF3098 domain-containing protein, protein MEHKLPFSRKNYILMIAGLITLIVGFIVMSLDKEPHGFGFLGLTLGPIIVVAGFIIQLVAILYRAEEKK, encoded by the coding sequence ATGGAGCACAAATTACCCTTTAGCCGAAAAAACTACATCCTGATGATTGCCGGTCTGATAACGCTGATCGTTGGTTTTATTGTTATGTCGCTGGATAAAGAACCACATGGCTTCGGATTTCTCGGCCTGACGCTGGGGCCAATTATAGTTGTAGCCGGGTTTATCATCCAACTCGTTGCTATTCTGTACCGGGCCGAAGAGAAAAAGTAA
- a CDS encoding undecaprenyl-diphosphate phosphatase has translation MTVIQAILLAIIEGLTEFLPVSSTGHIIIGSSLMGIATQPFTKLFTVAVQFGAILSVVVLYWKKFIQSVDFYFNLFIAFIPAALIGLLLDNFIDAWLERVDVVGYALVAGGFFFLFVDNLFVMNEKNIEQRITNPVALRIGLFQCLALIPGVSRSAATIIGGLTQKLNKKNAAEFSFFLAVPTLFAAAAYKLYSFAKSGTTISSDDVLLLVVGNLVAFVVAMLAMKSFIGFLTRHGFKAFGYYRIVVGLTILLLYHLGFDLVI, from the coding sequence ATGACGGTTATCCAGGCTATTCTGCTGGCCATCATAGAAGGCCTTACCGAATTTCTTCCTGTATCATCAACAGGGCATATTATAATTGGCTCCTCGCTGATGGGTATTGCTACCCAACCTTTCACAAAATTGTTTACCGTGGCCGTTCAGTTTGGGGCTATTCTTTCGGTGGTTGTGCTTTATTGGAAGAAATTCATTCAATCGGTCGATTTCTATTTCAACTTATTTATTGCCTTTATACCTGCTGCACTCATCGGCCTTTTGTTGGATAACTTTATCGATGCCTGGCTTGAACGGGTTGATGTGGTGGGTTATGCCCTGGTGGCCGGAGGATTCTTTTTCTTGTTTGTCGACAACCTGTTTGTAATGAACGAAAAGAATATTGAGCAGCGAATAACAAACCCGGTTGCCCTGCGCATCGGACTGTTCCAATGCCTGGCGCTTATTCCCGGGGTTTCGCGTTCAGCAGCCACCATCATTGGTGGACTTACTCAAAAATTGAATAAAAAGAACGCAGCAGAATTTTCTTTCTTTCTGGCCGTTCCTACCTTATTTGCAGCAGCAGCCTACAAGCTTTATTCATTCGCAAAATCCGGAACAACCATTTCATCGGATGATGTTCTCCTGCTGGTAGTCGGTAACCTGGTGGCGTTTGTGGTTGCCATGCTGGCAATGAAGTCGTTCATTGGCTTTTTGACACGACACGGCTTTAAGGCATTTGGCTACTATCGCATTGTGGTTGGCCTCACTATTTTGCTGCTTTACCACCTTGGTTTCGACCTCGTTATCTGA
- the truB gene encoding tRNA pseudouridine(55) synthase TruB: MVNQELSDTDRLLLVNKPLGWTSFDVVNKLRYKLKIKKIGHAGTLDPLATGLLIICTGKMTKRIEEFMGLEKEYTGTLILGQTTPSHDLETPVSEKRELSHLTERVIRETAKKFTGTILQTPPAHSAIRIGGKRAYVLARKGKDPALQPREVLIKDFTITTINLPAVQFKVVCSKGTYIRSLVRDFGDTLGVGAHLSQLCRTRIGTYQLADALSPEQVQ; encoded by the coding sequence ATGGTGAATCAGGAATTATCCGATACCGACCGCCTGCTGCTTGTTAACAAGCCACTGGGGTGGACCTCCTTTGATGTAGTTAACAAGCTGCGTTATAAACTGAAAATAAAAAAAATTGGCCATGCCGGCACACTTGACCCGCTGGCAACAGGTCTGCTAATTATCTGCACCGGCAAAATGACCAAACGAATTGAAGAGTTTATGGGGTTAGAAAAAGAATATACAGGTACACTTATTCTGGGGCAAACAACGCCCTCGCACGACCTGGAAACACCGGTATCAGAAAAAAGGGAACTAAGTCACCTTACCGAAAGGGTTATCCGTGAAACTGCTAAAAAATTTACCGGCACAATCCTTCAAACGCCCCCTGCACACTCGGCCATCCGTATTGGCGGTAAACGCGCGTATGTCCTGGCCCGGAAAGGAAAGGATCCGGCTTTACAACCGCGCGAAGTTTTAATAAAAGACTTCACCATCACAACCATCAATCTGCCTGCTGTACAATTTAAGGTAGTGTGCTCAAAAGGCACTTACATCCGCAGCCTGGTACGCGACTTCGGTGACACTCTTGGTGTTGGCGCCCATCTTTCGCAACTTTGCCGAACACGTATCGGTACGTATCAACTGGCCGATGCGCTAAGCCCCGAACAAGTTCAATGA
- a CDS encoding bifunctional riboflavin kinase/FAD synthetase has product MKIYHHLDDFNRLPYAVVTSGTFDGVHLGHQRILTRLKEIAQKNHGETVVLTFWPHPRLVLYPEDNSLKLLNTFEEKAELIKEQGIQHLVRIPFTREFSNLSSVEFITHILVQTIGTKKLVIGYDHRFGHNREGSFEELKTNGPRYGFDVEEIPRQDVDHVTVSSTKIRQALEQGDVSSANQLLGKPYLLTGRVIKGDKIGRLIGFPTANLEIDSQHKLIPADGIYAVTVVYGNNTFGGMLYIGYRPTIGGNQKSIEVNIFNFAKDIYGETLTLYLHALIRKDTKFNDLEQLRLQLEQDKIEVSRILKLD; this is encoded by the coding sequence ATGAAAATATACCACCACCTTGATGACTTTAACCGGCTGCCCTATGCCGTGGTTACCAGCGGAACTTTTGACGGTGTTCATTTGGGGCACCAGCGCATATTAACACGCCTGAAAGAAATAGCCCAAAAGAACCATGGCGAAACCGTGGTTCTTACCTTTTGGCCGCATCCGCGGCTGGTACTGTATCCGGAAGACAACAGCCTGAAATTATTAAACACGTTCGAGGAAAAAGCCGAACTCATTAAAGAGCAAGGCATTCAGCACCTGGTACGGATCCCATTCACCCGTGAATTCTCTAATTTATCATCAGTAGAATTTATTACTCATATACTTGTACAAACCATCGGAACTAAAAAACTGGTTATCGGGTACGACCACCGGTTTGGGCACAACCGCGAAGGAAGTTTTGAGGAATTAAAAACCAATGGCCCCCGGTATGGCTTTGATGTTGAAGAAATTCCCCGGCAGGATGTTGACCACGTTACGGTTAGTTCAACAAAAATCCGTCAGGCGCTGGAGCAAGGCGATGTTTCATCGGCTAACCAGCTGTTGGGCAAGCCTTACCTGCTAACCGGGCGCGTGATTAAAGGCGATAAAATCGGCAGGCTGATTGGATTTCCTACAGCCAATCTGGAAATTGACTCACAACACAAACTCATTCCGGCTGATGGCATCTATGCCGTTACGGTTGTATATGGAAATAACACATTTGGCGGCATGCTTTACATCGGTTACCGCCCCACTATCGGAGGTAATCAAAAATCAATCGAGGTAAACATCTTTAATTTTGCCAAAGATATCTATGGAGAAACCCTTACACTGTACCTGCATGCTCTTATCCGCAAGGATACGAAGTTCAATGACCTCGAACAGTTACGCCTGCAACTGGAGCAGGATAAGATTGAAGTCAGTCGGATTTTAAAATTGGATTAG
- a CDS encoding CoA transferase subunit A, which translates to MINKVVRDADEAVRDIPDNAVLMLGGFGLSGIPENCIAALLRKGVKGLTCISNNAGVDDFGIGLLLKTRQVKKMISSYVGENEEFERQLLSGELEVELIPQGTLAERCRAGGAGIPAFYTPAGVGTEVAQGKEVREFNGKKYLLEHWLRADFSLVKAWKGDTTGNLIYRGTSRNFNPMMAAAGKITIAEVEELVPVGQLDPNQVHTPGIYVQRIFQGKNYEKRIEQRTIRK; encoded by the coding sequence ATGATTAATAAAGTTGTTCGCGATGCCGATGAAGCCGTGCGGGATATTCCCGATAATGCCGTGTTAATGCTGGGTGGCTTCGGCTTATCGGGTATCCCCGAAAATTGCATCGCAGCCCTGCTCCGCAAGGGCGTAAAAGGTTTAACGTGTATTTCGAACAACGCAGGCGTTGATGATTTTGGCATTGGGTTATTACTAAAAACCCGGCAGGTAAAAAAAATGATTTCATCGTATGTAGGTGAAAACGAGGAGTTTGAGCGGCAACTGTTGTCGGGAGAACTGGAAGTTGAACTCATTCCGCAGGGAACACTGGCCGAACGCTGCCGTGCGGGCGGTGCCGGCATACCCGCTTTTTACACACCGGCAGGTGTAGGTACTGAAGTGGCTCAGGGAAAAGAAGTAAGGGAGTTTAATGGAAAAAAATACCTATTGGAACACTGGCTTCGGGCTGATTTTTCGCTGGTAAAAGCCTGGAAAGGCGATACAACCGGCAACTTAATTTACCGGGGCACCTCCCGAAATTTTAACCCGATGATGGCTGCGGCCGGAAAAATTACGATTGCCGAAGTAGAAGAACTGGTGCCTGTGGGGCAGTTGGATCCCAACCAAGTTCATACCCCCGGAATTTATGTACAGCGCATATTCCAGGGTAAGAATTACGAAAAACGGATTGAACAACGTACAATTCGAAAATAA
- a CDS encoding CoA transferase subunit B, with protein MLDKIGIAKRIAREVKDGMYINLGIGIPTLVANYIPANLNVVLQSENGLLGIGPFPTEDQVDPDLINAGKQTITMLPGSALFSSAESFAMIRGGHIDLTILGAMEVSEQGDIANWKVPGKMVKGMGGAMDLVASAEHIIVAMQHCSKDGASKLLKECTLPLTGLRCVKRIVTDMAVLDIVPTGGFKLLERAPGVSVEQIKNATAGKLITEGEIPEMTF; from the coding sequence ATGTTAGACAAAATAGGTATAGCCAAACGCATTGCCCGCGAAGTAAAAGACGGCATGTATATTAACCTGGGTATCGGTATTCCCACCCTGGTAGCCAATTATATACCGGCCAACCTCAACGTAGTTCTTCAATCAGAAAACGGATTGCTGGGGATTGGCCCCTTCCCTACCGAGGATCAGGTTGACCCGGATTTAATCAATGCCGGCAAGCAAACCATCACCATGTTGCCCGGTTCAGCATTGTTTAGTTCGGCCGAAAGTTTTGCCATGATTCGGGGCGGGCATATCGATCTGACAATCCTTGGCGCCATGGAGGTGAGCGAACAGGGCGACATCGCCAACTGGAAAGTACCAGGCAAAATGGTAAAAGGAATGGGGGGTGCCATGGATCTGGTGGCTTCAGCTGAACACATTATTGTAGCCATGCAACACTGCAGTAAAGACGGAGCCTCCAAACTTTTAAAAGAATGTACCCTGCCCCTTACCGGCCTCCGTTGCGTGAAACGAATTGTTACTGATATGGCCGTGTTGGATATCGTGCCCACCGGAGGCTTTAAACTGCTTGAACGCGCACCGGGCGTAAGTGTAGAGCAAATAAAAAATGCAACAGCAGGCAAACTGATTACCGAGGGCGAAATTCCCGAAATGACTTTCTGA
- the gldC gene encoding gliding motility protein GldC, translating into MRKTTINFSVELDSNNVPDKILWDASDKPEAAPAQTKSISISLWDQSQKNTLRIDLWTKDMPVDEMKRFYIDCLGGLAQSILTATGDEYMASETHALCDRLVDHLRSENLKNG; encoded by the coding sequence ATGAGAAAAACAACCATCAACTTTAGCGTAGAACTGGACAGCAACAACGTACCCGATAAAATCCTGTGGGATGCTTCTGACAAGCCTGAAGCGGCACCTGCCCAAACCAAGTCCATCAGTATATCCCTGTGGGACCAATCGCAAAAAAATACCCTACGCATTGATTTATGGACCAAAGACATGCCGGTTGATGAAATGAAACGATTTTACATTGATTGCCTTGGCGGGCTTGCCCAGAGCATCTTAACGGCTACTGGCGATGAATACATGGCCAGCGAAACCCACGCCCTGTGCGACAGGTTGGTTGACCACCTTCGCTCCGAAAACCTTAAAAACGGGTAA